From a single Metopolophium dirhodum isolate CAU chromosome 6, ASM1992520v1, whole genome shotgun sequence genomic region:
- the LOC132947385 gene encoding tigger transposable element-derived protein 6-like: MTRHQFTLDEKIGIIGRLENGEKNSVISKEFGTSSSTISTIWKNRDTLKTMFQTTSLKAKRLRTAQHKNLEEAVLVWFKQQRLLNVPLSDPILQAKTDQLAEKMKIDNFKCSTSWIQRFRQRHNKIGLGKISGESSAVNTDICSNWLANVWSSLRAGYCDDDIYNADEAGLFFQINS, translated from the coding sequence ATGACGCGTCATCAGTTTACGTTGGACGAAAAAATCGGAATAATCGGGCGTTTAGAAAATGGTGAGAAAAACAGCGTAATCTCAAAAGAATTTGGTACCTCTTCGTCGACAATTTCAACCATATGGAAGAATCGGGATACGTTGAAAACTATGTTTCAAACCACGTCACTTAAAGCAAAACGACTGCGCACTGCACAGCATAAGAACCTCGAAGAAGCTGTACTAGTATGGTTCAAACAACAACGGTTATTGAATGTGCCTCTAAGTGATCCTATTTTGCAAGCAAAAACTGACCAACTGgctgaaaaaatgaaaatagataATTTCAAATGCTCTACATCTTGGATTCAGCGTTTCCGACAGCGGCACAACAAAATTGGTTTAGGAAAGATCTCAGGTGAGTCATCTGCAGTTAATACTGATATCTGTTCTAATTGGCTGGCTAACGTTTGGTCATCCCTTCGAGCCGGTTACTGTGATGATGACATTTATAATGCCGATGAAGCAggccttttttttcaaattaactccTGA
- the LOC132947532 gene encoding uncharacterized protein LOC132947532, which produces MIEDIENQIESKTIVLDAIIMLDKAWRNVTSTEIANCFRHAGFCDVSTDTAQQQADSGSINDIDEDYVRIDDDLITSEVQTDEDIVNNVIASQQVEPDNDTDIDELADELETVPSISEARAALRTLERFYYTKYEGTDAERKALSLLETSINTKYTKQSSIKDYFKKLNSNVS; this is translated from the coding sequence ATGATTGAGGATATTGAGAATCAAATAGAatcaaaaacaattgttttggATGCCATAATAATGCTGGATAAAGCTTGGCGTAATGTAACATCGACGGAGATTGCTAATTGCTTTCGGCATGCAGGTTTTTGTGACGTTTCGACCGATACTGCACAGCAACAAGCAGACAGTGGATCGATTAATGACATCGATGAGGACTACGTACGGATTGATGACGACCTCATAACGTCAGAAGTTCAAACGGATGAAGATATAGTCAACAACGTCATAGCCAGCCAACAAGTTGAGCCAGATAATGATACTGATATCGATGAGCTTGCTGATGAGCTTGAAACTGTGCCGTCAATATCCGAAGCTCGTGCTGCATTGAGGACACTAGAAAGattttattacacaaaatatgaAGGTACAGATGCTGAAAGAAAAGCGTTGTCTTTATTAGAAACATCGATCAACACTAAATACACGAAGCAAAGTTCGATCAAagattattttaagaaattaaattcaaaCGTTTCATAA
- the LOC132946876 gene encoding pancreatic triacylglycerol lipase-like — translation MVRGHVALCIATLATFVRSGAAGILEWGRSNHIEVNIPWLPFENETRCYDELGCLNITRDWYHLIYRPFNVFPLARQVIDTRFILYTRKNPLQGQMLKVQSEKTIQKSNFDPKKPTKFIIHGFIDTPLSNWVKEMRRELLKHSDWNVIVVDWAGGSLPLYTQATANTRLVGLEIAYFINYLKDNVGLNPKHVHLIGHSLGAHTAGYAGERIEGLGRITGLDPAEPYFQGMPSHSRLDPSDAQLVDVIHTDGSSIFLLGYGMSEPCGHIDFYPNNGKEQPGCDLTETPLPLTLIKEGIEEASRVLVACNHVRAIKLFIESINSKCPYVAHKCNSYQNFLQGKCFSCKENDTGCAIMGLNTVRPNHAPGSKYFISTGKDTPYCRRQYKVMLDLAKPPRAESWVQGFMKVSLHSDNGVIRNLDLTPNGYERMEHGTSRSFVVTHPDDIGQVKRVEFYWEYDMDVLQPRSICFFWCNDHLYVSSIGVTEAEDDGNRGKRGIQVDTKLCSQGPREYADIASRTSAVFIDKCEDQELLN, via the exons ATGGTCCGAGGTCATGTGGCTTTGTGCATAGCGACGCTCGCGACGTTTGTGCGGTCAGGCGCAGCAGGCATTCTCGAATGGGGACGATCCAACCACATAGAGGTCAACATACCCTGGTTACCAT ttgaAAACGAAACAAGATGTTACGACGAACTAGGGTGTTTAAATATCACCCGAGATTGGTATCATCTTATATATCGGCCGTTCAATGTGTTTCCATTAGCGAGGCAAGTCATCGACACACGGTTTATTTTGTACACGAGAAAAAATCCGTTACag ggtcAAATGCTGAAAGTACAATCGGAGAAAACAATACAGAAGTCCAATTTTGATCCCAAAAAACCtacaaaatttattatacacggtTTTATAGACACGCCTTTGAGCAATTGGGTCAAG GAAATGAGGAGAGAACTTCTGAAACATTCTGATTGGAATGTAATTGTAGTGGACTGGGCCGGCGGGTCGTTGCCTTTATACACGCAGGCAACAGCCAATACGCGGCTTGTGGGACTAGAAATCGCCTATTTCATCAACTATTTAAAA GATAACGTGGGGTTAAATCCGAAACATGTTCATCTGATAGGACACAGTCTGGGCGCTCACACTGCCGGGTACGCCGGTGAAAGGATCGAAGGGCTAGGACGAATCACTGGACTAGATCCTGCTGAACCATATTTCCAAGGAATGCCTTCACACTCCAGACTGGACCCTTCCGATGCGCAACTTGTGGATGTCATACACACCGACGGGTCTTCCATATTTCTGTTGG ggtACGGGATGAGCGAACCTTGTGGTCACATTGACTTTTATCCAAACAATGGTAAGGAACAGCCTGGCTGTGATCTAACGGAAACTCCATTACCTCTCACTCTCATCAAAGAGGGAATTGAAGAAGCAAGTCGTGTTTTAGTTGCTTGTAATCACGTAAGAGCCATAAAACTGTTCATCGAGTCTATAAACTCAAAATGTCCATACGTCGCACACAAATGCAACTCGTATCAAAACTTCTtacag ggTAAATGTTTCTCGTGCAAGGAAAATGATACAGGATGTGCCATAATGGGCTTAAATACAGTAAGACCAAACCATGCACCGGGTTCCAAGTATTTCATATCTACTGGGAAGGATACGCCATATTGTA gACGACAATACAAGGTCATGTTGGATTTGGCCAAGCCACCTAGGGCTGAGTCCTGGGTTCAAGGTTTTATGAAAGTGTCGTTACATAGTGACAACGGTGTTATCAGAAACCTAGATTTAACTCCTAA TGGTTATGAGCGTATGGAGCACGGGACCAGCCGGAGCTttgtggtcacccatccggacGACATAGGACAAGTGAAACGAGTAGAGTTTTACTGGGAGTATGATATGGACGTACTACAACCCAGGTCCATATGTTTCTTCTGGTGCAACGACCATCTGTACGTGTCTAGTATCGGTGTCACAGAAGCCGAAGACGACGGAAACAGAGG TAAACGAGGTATCCAAGTGGATACTAAGTTGTGCAGCCAGGGTCCAAGAGAGTATGCTGATATTGCCTCTAGGACTTCAGCCGTGTTCATCGACAAATGTGAAGACCAAGAGCTCCTAAACTAa